In one Candidatus Absconditicoccus praedator genomic region, the following are encoded:
- a CDS encoding type II secretion system protein has protein sequence MRKNKLAFTLVEMLIVVVIIGILSAALVPRLTGAQERARDGARNSDMSQLGTALSMYQGDRGAFVFGGFDHEDDADLEDVAGAVSVISDSLVPEYIDSVPSDPQGQRLIQHIWGDETESVFDDDEEAGEYGFMIINHRGASGAGIYLVANTETAGGANWVTADDNWDSEGDINDDDGVEDDGHILPAIDGTDLTSWLCENVEEVDDITDGDIDHVHEAGQDCYVEDITHAHRLNVIN, from the coding sequence ATGAGAAAAAATAAGTTAGCTTTTACATTGGTAGAAATGCTGATAGTAGTGGTAATTATAGGTATTTTATCTGCAGCATTGGTACCAAGACTGACATGAGCTCAAGAAAGAGCAAGAGATGGTGCTAGAAATTCTGATATGAGTCAATTGTGAACAGCATTATCTATGTATCAATGAGATAGAGGTGCTTTTGTATTTGGAGGTTTTGATCATGAAGACGATGCTGATCTAGAAGATGTAGCATGAGCTGTTTCAGTAATATCCGATTCACTTGTGCCTGAATATATAGATAGCGTACCAAGTGATCCTCAAGGACAAAGGTTGATTCAACATATATGGTGAGATGAAACTGAATCAGTTTTTGATGACGATGAAGAAGCATGAGAGTACTGATTTATGATAATAAATCATAGATGAGCATCTTGAGCTGGTATATATTTGGTAGCCAACACAGAAACAGCGTGAGGTGCTAATTGGGTGACAGCAGATGATAATTGGGACAGTGAAGGTGATATTAATGATGACGATTGAGTTGAAGATGACTGACATATACTTCCAGCTATAGATGGAACAGATTTGACAAGTTGGTTGTGTGAGAACGTAGAAGAGGTTGATGATATTACCGATGGAGATATAGATCATGTACATGAGGCATGACAAGATTGTTATGTTGAGGATATTACTCACGCTCATAGATTAAATGTAATAAATTAA
- the rlmD gene encoding 23S rRNA (uracil(1939)-C(5))-methyltransferase RlmD, whose amino-acid sequence MKKLYDLYIEDIGFKGVGISKLDSGKKVILNGTVLPNSIVDAIVKKNKKDYIQARVCDIKKIDKNYKTTDELCPHYFFPYKDIENDKNTGCGGCKKSIIPYEKQIQLKKNILSNTFKDIWQDDIDIIPAPFRRQYRNKVEFSFGNIQSGDKNLGFHKQGMFSKVVDVQRCYLISEKMHSVFEYLKQYFLDSSLPFYDQKKHEGFFRHLIVRYGYNTEQLMINLSVAPGYISNNLQENKKWNYLLEKLQKDEFLQKNIQSFFITYNKSLSDAIKSNESEVELLFGKESIDEQLSIGDQTVDFEYGLFSFFQTNTMAAEKLFANAFDMVGKVDGTVLDMYCGIGTIGILYAKYFGVDNLVGIESVNEAIQYANINASKNGLQNYKFWVGDTEKVLPNNSELWDSLSDVGLVFVDPPRDGLGKKTIKFLGQLKNHKNFKLVYISCNPTTMSSDILRLQKYGFELSKIRCVDMFPNTYHVESIGVLD is encoded by the coding sequence ATGAAAAAATTGTATGATTTGTATATAGAAGATATATGATTTAAGTGAGTATGAATATCAAAACTTGATAGTTGAAAAAAAGTTATTTTAAATTGAACAGTTTTACCAAATAGTATAGTAGATGCTATAGTAAAGAAAAACAAAAAAGACTATATCCAAGCACGGGTGTGTGATATCAAAAAAATAGACAAAAATTATAAAACTACTGATGAATTATGTCCACACTACTTTTTTCCTTATAAAGACATAGAAAATGATAAAAATACTTGATGTTGATGATGCAAAAAAAGTATAATTCCTTATGAAAAACAAATACAACTCAAAAAAAACATACTTTCAAATACATTTAAAGATATCTGGCAAGATGATATAGACATAATCCCTGCTCCTTTTAGACGGCAATATAGAAACAAAGTGGAGTTTAGTTTTTGAAATATTCAATCTGGGGATAAAAATCTTGGTTTTCATAAGCAGTGAATGTTTTCAAAAGTGGTAGATGTGCAAAGATGTTATCTGATATCAGAAAAAATGCATTCTGTTTTTGAGTATTTAAAACAATATTTCTTGGACTCATCACTTCCTTTTTATGACCAAAAAAAGCATGAATGATTTTTTAGGCACCTGATAGTAAGATATTGATACAACACAGAACAATTAATGATAAATCTGTCTGTGGCTCCTTGATATATATCAAACAATCTTCAAGAAAATAAAAAATGGAACTATTTGTTGGAAAAATTGCAAAAAGACGAGTTTTTACAAAAGAATATTCAAAGTTTTTTTATCACTTACAATAAAAGTCTGTCAGATGCAATAAAATCAAATGAGTCAGAGGTTGAATTGCTTTTTTGAAAAGAAAGTATTGATGAGCAATTGAGTATATGAGATCAAACTGTGGATTTTGAGTATTGATTGTTTTCTTTTTTCCAGACGAACACTATGGCAGCAGAAAAACTTTTTGCCAATGCTTTTGATATGGTATGAAAAGTTGATTGAACTGTGTTGGATATGTATTGTTGAATATGAACTATCTGAATATTGTATGCCAAATACTTTGGAGTAGACAATCTTGTATGAATAGAGTCAGTAAATGAAGCAATACAGTATGCTAATATAAATGCATCCAAAAATTGACTGCAAAATTATAAGTTTTGGGTGTGAGATACAGAAAAGGTCTTGCCAAATAATTCTGAATTGTGGGATAGTTTGTCTGATGTGTGATTGGTTTTTGTGGATCCACCAAGAGACTGACTATGAAAAAAGACAATAAAATTTTTGTGACAACTCAAAAATCACAAAAACTTCAAGTTGGTATATATATCTTGTAATCCTACAACTATGTCAAGCGATATTTTAAGGCTACAAAAATATGGTTTTGAGCTTTCAAAAATTAGGTGTGTAGATATGTTTCCCAACACTTACCATGTAGAAAGTATATGAGTTTTGGATTAG
- a CDS encoding pilin — MNKLFLGISLFGLFMFTYVFADFPYGDEWTENPTADAGQIARDQTTQDQGVLDRVLHNFGIGDHTQDDGSAINYIQTVVNFFLILVSFIALLVLIYGFYLMFFGEHEETFQKAKKYVINSSIALLVMGTSWFIVSFILYIVSLGVGS; from the coding sequence ATGAATAAACTATTTCTTTGAATAAGTTTGTTTTGATTATTTATGTTTACCTATGTTTTTGCTGATTTTCCTTATTGAGATGAATGGACAGAAAATCCAACTGCAGATGCTTGACAAATAGCCAGAGATCAAACAACTCAAGATCAGTGAGTCCTGGATAGAGTTTTGCACAATTTTGGAATTTGAGATCATACTCAAGATGACTGATCTGCCATAAATTATATTCAAACAGTGGTTAATTTTTTCCTTATTTTGGTGTCATTTATTGCCTTACTTGTTTTGATTTATTGATTTTATCTTATGTTTTTTGGTGAGCATGAAGAAACTTTTCAAAAAGCAAAAAAGTATGTTATTAACTCTTCTATAGCTTTGTTGGTAATGTGAACAAGCTGGTTTATAGTTAGTTTTATTTTGTATATAGTTTCTTTATGAGTTTGAAGCTAA
- a CDS encoding Mbov_0395 family pilin-like conjugal transfer protein: MKKFLFLLILICMLGVSFGRYWFDTDSDTYTRDREDVVGEIEGEALREGADDIGSDLSGVAYEDIEDSEQAQSSTVDYITVIVNYFLGILSLVALVYLLYHGFLMVTAAGDDEKYKKGGAGIKYATIALIGIGVSWFFISLLIYLVEATTGS, from the coding sequence ATGAAAAAATTTCTTTTTTTGCTGATTTTGATTTGTATGTTATGAGTATCTTTTGGTAGATACTGGTTTGATACTGATTCTGATACATATACTAGAGATAGAGAAGATGTGGTTGGAGAAATAGAATGAGAAGCATTAAGAGAGTGAGCAGATGATATATGATCAGACTTGAGTGGGGTTGCATATGAAGACATAGAAGATAGTGAACAAGCACAGTCGTCTACTGTTGACTATATAACTGTCATAGTAAATTACTTTTTATGAATACTATCTTTGGTGGCTTTGGTATATCTTCTTTATCATGGTTTTTTGATGGTTACGGCAGCTTGAGACGATGAAAAATATAAAAAGTGATGAGCTTGAATTAAATATGCAACTATTGCTTTGATATGAATAGGTGTTAGTTGGTTTTTTATAAGTTTATTAATATATCTAGTAGAAGCCACTACCTGAAGCTAA
- the gltX gene encoding glutamate--tRNA ligase: protein MIRTRIAPSPTGSLHLGTARSALYNYIFAKQNNGKFVLRIEDTDNTRSTKFFENDIIDGLRWLGLDFDIGPEKEDEFGPYHQMQRLDIYQKYIDKLIDEGKAYYAYETADEIDELRKQAGEKKQPFIYRQINYTQEQLQQFESEGRKPVVRFKVEPKSLIFNDLVKGEISFDMSGFSDFVIMKSDGIPTFYMANVVDDYLMGITHILRGEDHIPNTPKQILLYEALGMQPPEFTHLPMLLNTNKSKISKRDTDNELVTISSFRQQGFLPEALVNFIALLGWHPSSDVEFFSMQELLDNFTIERINSSNAVYDYHRALRFNSEYIRSMSDDEFVDRLICFLENYGDQERKEILQTNKDKDYWLKLAPYIKVRIQTLGQFRDFAKYFFKPQMPTDEIIYNEKMKVDKKLVQDMLPKLLDLLYSIDEDNWTEGVLKEALINFVKQEGLKNGQVLWPIRSILTGVQASPGAFEMLYVLGKQESISRLKLFRET from the coding sequence ATGATAAGAACAAGAATAGCTCCTTCTCCGACATGAAGTTTGCATCTTTGAACTGCTAGAAGTGCCCTTTACAACTACATTTTTGCCAAACAGAACAACTGAAAGTTTGTTTTGAGAATAGAAGATACAGACAACACAAGATCAACCAAATTTTTTGAAAATGATATAATTGATGGATTAAGATGGCTTTGACTAGATTTTGATATATGACCTGAGAAAGAAGATGAATTTTGACCATACCATCAAATGCAAAGACTTGATATATATCAAAAATATATAGACAAACTTATAGATGAATGAAAAGCATATTATGCTTATGAAACTGCTGATGAGATTGATGAATTGAGAAAGCAAGCTTGAGAAAAAAAGCAACCATTTATATACAGACAAATAAACTATACACAAGAACAGCTTCAACAATTTGAGTCTGAATGAAGAAAACCTGTGGTTAGATTCAAGGTGGAGCCTAAAAGTCTAATTTTCAATGATCTTGTAAAATGAGAAATAAGTTTTGATATGTCTTGATTTTCGGATTTTGTAATAATGAAATCTGATGGAATCCCTACATTTTATATGGCAAATGTGGTTGATGATTATCTTATGTGAATAACTCATATTTTAAGATGAGAAGATCATATTCCAAATACGCCAAAACAAATCTTACTTTATGAAGCTTTGTGAATGCAACCACCTGAGTTTACTCATTTGCCCATGTTGTTGAATACGAATAAATCAAAAATCTCAAAAAGAGATACCGACAACGAACTTGTCACAATATCAAGCTTTAGACAACAATGATTTTTGCCGGAGGCATTAGTAAATTTTATTGCTTTGCTTGGATGGCATCCTTCTTCTGATGTTGAGTTTTTTTCTATGCAAGAGCTTTTGGATAATTTTACAATAGAAAGAATTAATTCATCAAATGCCGTGTACGATTATCATAGAGCTTTGCGGTTCAATTCTGAGTATATTAGATCTATGTCCGATGATGAGTTTGTGGATAGACTTATTTGTTTTTTAGAAAATTATTGAGACCAAGAACGAAAAGAAATATTGCAGACAAATAAAGATAAAGATTATTGGCTAAAACTTGCTCCTTATATCAAGGTGAGAATACAAACATTATGACAGTTTCGTGATTTTGCAAAATATTTCTTCAAGCCTCAAATGCCTACAGATGAAATAATTTATAATGAAAAAATGAAAGTAGATAAAAAGCTTGTACAAGATATGCTACCTAAATTATTGGATTTGTTGTATAGTATAGATGAAGATAACTGGACAGAAGGAGTACTAAAAGAGGCTTTGATAAATTTTGTAAAACAAGAATGACTCAAAAATGGTCAAGTCCTTTGGCCTATAAGATCTATACTTACTTGAGTACAAGCAAGTCCTGGTGCTTTTGAGATGTTGTATGTGCTGGGTAAACAAGAATCTATTTCTAGACTGAAGCTTTTTAGGGAAACTTAG
- a CDS encoding TatD family hydrolase codes for MYIDAHTHLNSEKLFENYDKYIEEFEYIGGKDMVNVAIDIDRAQKALDIQKNNKTTVNLYSSVGFHPSLVGMGDIQDLDFDDLIKKAEKFIFENRQYISFFGECGIDTHYDGGKSLDSQKKFFRMQCEVARFYNLPLIVHSRDDFDNTFDVLKDFPDLKIYFHCWGYGPDQVDRLQEYFENVWIGFTGNVTFPKAEQVRQSFLKTKKENLLMETDAPYLAPQKMRGKLNKPSYVVYTYDYCAKLLDMDLEDFKTTVKSNFDSLLG; via the coding sequence ATGTATATTGATGCTCATACTCATCTAAATAGTGAAAAATTATTTGAAAATTATGATAAATATATTGAAGAGTTTGAATATATAGGCTGAAAAGATATGGTAAATGTTGCAATAGATATTGATCGGGCACAAAAAGCTTTGGATATCCAAAAAAACAATAAAACTACTGTAAACCTTTATTCTTCTGTATGATTTCATCCTTCACTTGTGGGTATGGGTGATATTCAGGATTTGGATTTTGATGATTTAATCAAAAAAGCTGAAAAGTTTATTTTTGAAAATAGACAATATATTTCATTTTTTGGAGAATGTGGTATAGATACTCATTATGATTGATGAAAATCTCTTGATAGTCAGAAAAAATTTTTTCGTATGCAGTGTGAGGTTGCTCGTTTTTATAATCTACCATTGATAGTGCATTCAAGAGACGATTTTGATAATACTTTTGATGTGTTGAAAGATTTTCCTGATTTGAAAATTTATTTTCATTGTTGGTGATACTGACCAGATCAGGTAGATAGATTACAAGAATATTTTGAAAATGTTTGGATTTGATTTACTTGAAATGTTACTTTCCCAAAAGCAGAACAAGTTAGGCAATCATTTTTGAAGACAAAAAAAGAAAACTTACTTATGGAAACAGATGCACCATATCTTGCACCTCAAAAAATGAGATGAAAACTCAATAAACCTTCTTATGTGGTTTATACTTATGATTATTGTGCAAAATTGTTGGATATGGATTTAGAAGATTTTAAAACAACTGTAAAATCAAATTTTGATTCTTTACTTGGTTAG
- a CDS encoding M50 family metallopeptidase, translating into MWTAIIAGILLFMFLVVVHEFGHFIAAKKSGVKVLEFGIGIPPKAFTFYKDKDGTEYTINWLPLGGFVRLKGENPDDTETFHAKDSFITQNLFKKVLILVGGVAVNLLFAWLFFTAAFWKGIEPISIVPESMLSIDPESYMMPTQDFLDRQGLLSGDVQHGPIKVQQVLPDSIAEDVGIMSGTVITSISGQEVDTSNLQSVLRENIGKEIQIGFEKDGQKYEEKAECQYDRCLLGIAMKQYSDIEVLPMQFGLWGGMAAGAHEIKAQTRLTFHVLGNIFSQLITFEREKARDAVENLAGPVGAVKVGEIILDEFGFWQYLAFGGMISLALAIFNALPIPALDGGRLVGAIIQSVGKLKPEKYFVVEGYMNLLFFVLLMSLGIYIIFLDLARFWGVNPFGM; encoded by the coding sequence ATGTGGACAGCTATAATAGCTTGAATATTGCTTTTTATGTTTTTGGTAGTGGTACATGAGTTTTGACATTTTATTGCTGCCAAAAAATCATGAGTAAAAGTTTTGGAGTTTTGAATTTGAATACCTCCCAAAGCTTTTACTTTTTATAAAGATAAAGACTGAACTGAATATACTATCAATTGGTTACCTTTGTGATGATTTGTAAGACTGAAATGAGAAAATCCTGATGATACAGAAACTTTTCATGCCAAAGATAGTTTTATCACACAAAACCTTTTTAAAAAAGTACTGATACTTGTATGATGAGTAGCAGTAAATCTTTTGTTTGCATGGCTTTTTTTCACAGCTGCATTTTGGAAATGAATAGAGCCAATTAGTATAGTCCCAGAAAGTATGCTAAGTATAGATCCAGAAAGTTATATGATGCCTACCCAGGATTTTTTGGATAGACAATGATTGCTTAGTGGAGATGTACAGCACTGACCCATAAAAGTACAGCAAGTATTGCCTGATAGTATTGCTGAAGATGTGGGTATTATGTCTTGAACTGTGATAACATCAATTAGTTGACAAGAGGTAGATACTTCAAATCTTCAATCTGTCCTTAGGGAAAATATATGAAAAGAAATTCAGATATGATTCGAAAAAGATTGACAAAAATATGAAGAAAAGGCTGAATGTCAGTATGATAGGTGTCTGCTTTGAATAGCTATGAAGCAGTATTCTGATATAGAAGTTTTGCCTATGCAGTTTTGATTGTGGTGATGAATGGCCGCCTGAGCTCATGAGATAAAAGCTCAAACAAGGCTTACTTTTCATGTGCTTGGAAATATTTTTTCTCAACTGATAACTTTTGAAAGAGAAAAAGCAAGGGATGCAGTAGAAAATCTTGCCTGACCTGTCTGAGCTGTAAAAGTTTGAGAAATAATACTTGATGAGTTTTGATTTTGGCAATATTTGGCATTTTGATGAATGATAAGTTTGGCTTTGGCTATATTTAATGCTTTGCCTATACCTGCACTTGATTGATGAAGACTAGTAGGTGCTATAATTCAATCTGTATGAAAACTAAAACCGGAAAAATATTTTGTAGTAGAATGATATATGAATCTTTTGTTTTTTGTGTTGTTGATGTCTTTGGGAATATATATAATATTTTTGGATTTAGCAAGATTTTGGTGAGTAAATCCTTTTGGTATGTAG
- a CDS encoding O-antigen ligase family protein encodes MKDNLLSFNFWAKIFLVGLVVHFFAQNFFTYSLGLDLGVFWLWKEFIILGFIGSLVYFVFKNNYLGKFVEDRMMFSLEVVFVSLVVVTFLINYFLIGTSIGEYVMAFRYDFLGFLIFFVVYRLCGFLNKEKLYPIILFYGLVVKVVLIFSLFWYFVILTVPGGLGLFGYDNNIFEGEVGQAPPAAYYTQYNQGLVRNQSLFERPISYGFFLVAFFPLFYVLYLRKKSFFKTWFWWIVYGLNIMSTFSRAAWGAWLIQLIILSLIDYRKNIKKFLKYILLPVVLFFGAIVYFAYDHVVDRQRSNTGHIQEVLIGWDMFTDKPIFGQGAGYVGPASHWGDGQEFNTENQFLQIMVEFGIVGFLPWFLIYMFFVLVGFYYFFKTKEKDRKNDKYLFVLLAFSVGILGLSVQGMVLHSFVDNMIVYPFMFLFALALFLYLKRSD; translated from the coding sequence ATGAAAGATAATTTACTTTCTTTTAATTTTTGGGCAAAAATATTTCTTGTTGGTCTTGTAGTTCATTTTTTTGCTCAGAATTTTTTTACTTATTCACTTGGTCTTGACTTGTGAGTTTTTTGGCTTTGGAAAGAGTTTATAATACTATGATTTATATGAAGCCTGGTGTATTTTGTTTTCAAAAATAATTATTTGTGAAAATTTGTGGAAGATAGGATGATGTTTTCTTTGGAGGTGGTTTTTGTGTCTTTGGTGGTTGTTACATTTTTGATAAACTATTTTCTGATATGAACAAGTATATGAGAGTATGTTATGGCTTTTAGGTATGATTTTTTGTGATTTTTGATATTTTTTGTGGTGTATCGCTTGTGTGGCTTTCTTAACAAAGAAAAACTCTATCCCATAATTCTTTTTTATTGACTGGTTGTAAAGGTAGTACTGATTTTTAGTCTTTTTTGGTATTTTGTGATTTTGACTGTACCAGGAGGTTTGGGATTGTTTGGTTATGACAATAATATATTTGAGTGAGAGGTTTGACAAGCACCGCCTGCAGCATATTATACCCAATACAATCAGTGACTGGTTCGTAATCAATCATTATTTGAAAGGCCGATAAGTTATTGATTTTTCTTGGTGGCATTTTTCCCTTTGTTTTATGTTTTGTATCTTAGGAAAAAGTCATTTTTTAAAACTTGGTTTTGGTGGATAGTGTATTGACTGAATATTATGTCTACTTTTTCTAGAGCTGCATGGTGAGCTTGGTTGATTCAACTTATTATTTTGTCTTTGATTGATTATAGAAAAAACATCAAAAAATTTTTGAAATATATATTGTTGCCTGTGGTGTTGTTTTTTGGTGCTATTGTATATTTTGCTTATGATCATGTAGTGGATAGGCAGCGATCAAATACTTGACATATTCAAGAAGTTTTGATATGATGGGATATGTTTACAGACAAACCAATTTTTTGACAATGAGCATGATATGTATGACCTGCATCTCATTGGTGAGATTGACAAGAGTTTAATACAGAAAATCAATTTCTTCAAATTATGGTAGAGTTTTGAATTGTAGGTTTTTTGCCTTGGTTTTTGATATATATGTTTTTTGTGCTGGTAGGGTTTTATTATTTTTTCAAAACCAAAGAAAAAGATAGGAAAAATGATAAATATTTATTTGTCTTGTTGGCTTTCTCTGTAGGTATTTTGTGATTGAGTGTGCAGGGTATGGTATTGCATAGTTTTGTGGACAATATGATTGTGTATCCTTTTATGTTTTTGTTTGCTTTGGCTTTGTTTTTGTATTTGAAAAGATCTGATTAG